The following DNA comes from Pantanalinema sp..
GCGTTAGGTAAAGATATCGTTGCGGGCTCACCTCTGGGCCGGAATACTCAGGTGGCCTCAGCCTAGTTGCTTGCGCTTTTCACGCGCAATCAACCACTCGGCCACTGCCAGGTTGATACCCCAGCCTGCTGCCATAAAGAGGGTTCTTGCCGACTCACCATGGATACTCGGGAACATGAACCAAGGGATGTGGGTAAAGACCTGAGTACCGGCGCCAAGGCCCAGGGCGTAGCTGCGGATCATCCAGGCACGGTGGTGAGAGATATTGCGCTTCCGAATTGCAGCGTGGCCGAGAACGATGAACCATGCCATGGCCGCACCTACCAGAAGCCGGATGACATTCAGGCTCAGACTGTCAAATTTGGCGACTCCCTCAGGTTTTGCAATCGGATAGATCAGAGTCATCCAGATCCCTGATAGCGCCACGACTAATCCGGAAAAGACGAGTACCTTTCCGACCACGCGGTGCCACTTGGGCTTGCGGCTGAGGATGCCGGGAGAGAATTGAAATGCTCCCAGGACGGAATAGATCAGGGAGCAGATGATGTGCCGCACGACTGGAATCGGGGCCGCATGAGGGTGTGAATCCGGCGGGTCCCTTGTCGCAGCCTCGGCTTCGCTGGCACGATCGGGGTCTGGTCCTCAATACCGGAAGGTCGCGCCGACAAAGCCGTAGCTGCCCGAGGGCCGGTTCAGGCGATTGAGCATGTCGCCGGCGCTGAAGTGCTCATAAGTGCAGTGCAGGCTCAGATGCTCGAGCGCCGACCATGCCCCGACGACGCGGAGCAGGCCGCCGATCTCGTGGCCCGGGAGGCTTTGGGTGCCCGGATAGGCGCGCATCAGGCCGCCATAGGCTGCATCGTCCTCGTTGAGCCGCCGTGCGAAGCCGTATTCGATCATGAGATTGGTCGTCGGCGTCGGCGAGACGGATATTCCCGGCGCTATCAGCAGCAGGTTGCTAGCGCTTAGAAACAGACCTTCGCTAAGATAGTTGGAGCTGGCGTAGAGCTGATTGAACCCCTTCAGGGTCCCGGTTCCGTAAGCACCGCCGCCTGAGGCGACGTCGATATGGGCCCCGAGTCGAGGCTTCCAACCCTGCTCGGACAGCGCCAGGCTCTGGACGGCGAACAGTCCCCAGGCGTCGATGTCGCGGTCAATGTGTTGGCCGGTCTGGCGCGCAAGCGTCCAGTCGAAGTTCAGATCGCCCCCCCGACCCCACAGGCGCACGCCGTAGGTGTCGCGCCTTTCGAGTCCTGTGCGGTCGCCAGAGCGGAAGGAGGGGTTCTGGCTGTGGAACCAAAACGGGTCCAGGTAGATGTTGGGCTCCATGCCGGGCGAGACGATCAGGCTGGCGTTGAGCCCCTGTAGGCGCTCTGCATGGTCGATCGCTTCGTCGAAGGCCCCTCGCCCCAGGCGTGTGCCCCGCATGTCAAACGCGCCGAGACGATATCTCGACCCGTGGACAGAGAGGCGCACGCCATTCCAAGTTCGGTGTATGTTGGGACCGTCGGCGACGCTCACCAGCTGCCGTGGGCCGTCGGCGAACTCCTGACGTCCGGCCATGGCGCCCACCAGGATTGAACCGACGTACCTGCGGGCGTCGATGAATAGCTGCTGCAGTGAGGT
Coding sequences within:
- a CDS encoding DUF2306 domain-containing protein, which gives rise to MRHIICSLIYSVLGAFQFSPGILSRKPKWHRVVGKVLVFSGLVVALSGIWMTLIYPIAKPEGVAKFDSLSLNVIRLLVGAAMAWFIVLGHAAIRKRNISHHRAWMIRSYALGLGAGTQVFTHIPWFMFPSIHGESARTLFMAAGWGINLAVAEWLIAREKRKQLG
- a CDS encoding alginate export family protein — protein: MANQKPWWQTLARAYVSGASVICMLAWTDVAQASTPVTSDETASAKHTEATIPGAAAPPFADPYPQNATGWGPAEWKSRFVSRWAEDWTSMRAAGTAPSSKAMPLGGEASLTLSAETRLRYVTYDNGQLSSDNDYQQGLFRDILGADLRINPNLRVYSEIGIGQVAGRRSAATANFQNDTSLQQLFIDARRYVGSILVGAMAGRQEFADGPRQLVSVADGPNIHRTWNGVRLSVHGSRYRLGAFDMRGTRLGRGAFDEAIDHAERLQGLNASLIVSPGMEPNIYLDPFWFHSQNPSFRSGDRTGLERRDTYGVRLWGRGGDLNFDWTLARQTGQHIDRDIDAWGLFAVQSLALSEQGWKPRLGAHIDVASGGGAYGTGTLKGFNQLYASSNYLSEGLFLSASNLLLIAPGISVSPTPTTNLMIEYGFARRLNEDDAAYGGLMRAYPGTQSLPGHEIGGLLRVVGAWSALEHLSLHCTYEHFSAGDMLNRLNRPSGSYGFVGATFRY